One window of the Sulfurimonas crateris genome contains the following:
- a CDS encoding helix-turn-helix transcriptional regulator gives MAYKHDYDKILTRLSYILSRLNDGEALSVKDLAKEFNTSERTVQRDFNERLVSFPIFQDGKKWKMQEGFRVEKTKSLEDEIVLDIIEKITEGIGGKFASKSHKLLSKIKNQDFNPIYAKLNIEDISDKFGEIQIIEGAIKAKKEIECSYDDERHDIFKVALKPLKIVNFEGFWYLVALQDDVLKKYYLKNISNVKATDTAFSTDAKLENLLDSSISVWFQKDVEPFEVKIYANKIAAKYFQRRPLPTQSIESLHKDGTMEFVVKITHEMEILPIIKYWLPHMRVIEPEWIQEMIDEDINWYLNNQT, from the coding sequence ATGGCATACAAACATGATTACGACAAGATACTTACGAGGCTCTCATATATTCTCTCAAGATTAAATGACGGAGAGGCGCTTTCGGTTAAGGATCTCGCAAAAGAGTTCAACACCAGTGAGAGAACGGTGCAGAGGGATTTCAACGAGCGACTGGTCTCTTTTCCAATCTTTCAAGACGGCAAAAAGTGGAAAATGCAAGAGGGGTTCAGGGTTGAGAAAACCAAGTCTTTGGAAGATGAGATAGTTTTAGACATCATAGAGAAGATCACTGAGGGCATAGGCGGCAAGTTTGCATCAAAATCTCACAAGCTGCTCTCAAAGATAAAAAACCAAGATTTCAATCCAATCTATGCAAAGTTAAACATCGAAGATATCAGCGACAAGTTCGGTGAGATACAGATCATTGAGGGTGCTATAAAAGCAAAAAAAGAGATAGAGTGCTCTTATGATGATGAGCGGCACGATATTTTCAAGGTAGCTCTCAAGCCTCTTAAGATTGTAAACTTTGAGGGGTTCTGGTATCTGGTTGCACTCCAAGATGATGTGCTTAAGAAGTACTACCTAAAAAACATATCCAATGTAAAAGCGACCGATACTGCTTTTTCTACCGATGCAAAGCTTGAAAATCTGCTTGATAGCTCCATATCTGTATGGTTCCAAAAAGATGTAGAGCCGTTTGAAGTTAAGATTTATGCCAACAAGATTGCCGCAAAGTACTTTCAAAGAAGACCGCTTCCGACACAGTCCATTGAGTCGCTTCACAAAGACGGAACAATGGAGTTTGTAGTAAAGATAACGCATGAGATGGAGATACTTCCCATCATCAAATATTGGCTGCCGCACATGAGAGTCATAGAGCCTGAGTGGATACAGGAGATGATAGATGAGGATATTAATTGGTATTTAAATAATCAGACATAA